The following nucleotide sequence is from Psychroserpens sp. Hel_I_66.
AATTTAGAAGATTTTGATAAGTTCGATTATATCTATGTAATGGACCAATCTAATTTTGAAAACGTGATTAAATTAGCAAGAAACACTAACGATATTGCCAAAGTAAAACTCATTTTAGAGGTTGATGACAGCATTAAAGTCAAGCATGTTCCCGACCCCTATCATGGAGATAGAACAGATTTTGAAAATGTATACCAACTTTTAAATAACGCCTCTAACATAATCACAACCAACCTTTTGAGTTAAACAACAGTTTAATATTGATAAAATTTGAAGGTTTTTTTTCGTATTTTGTTGAAAATTTCTTCAAAAATTTACGATTATGAAAAAAATTACATTTTTTATAGCTTGTTGTTTATTTTCTATAATAAACGCCCAAGAAATATCTCTAGAAATTTTTGCTACTGGTTTTTCAAGTCCTGTAAATGTAAAACATGCTGGAGATGATAGGCTTTTTGTAGTAGAAAGAGGAGGAATAATTAAGGTTTTAAACGGAGATGGCACCGTTAATACTACTCCATTTTTAGATATTGATGATAGAGTTACAGATTTTGGTGGAGAACAAGGTTTGCTCGCTATGGCTTTCCACCCAGATTTTGCCAACAATGGTTTTTTCTATGTTAACTATATTGACAATT
It contains:
- a CDS encoding low molecular weight protein-tyrosine-phosphatase, giving the protein MTNILMVCLGNICRSPLAHGILESKLPKEKFYVDSAGTANYHIGEKPDHRSIEVAKKHGIDISTQRCRQFNLEDFDKFDYIYVMDQSNFENVIKLARNTNDIAKVKLILEVDDSIKVKHVPDPYHGDRTDFENVYQLLNNASNIITTNLLS